A window of Primulina huaijiensis isolate GDHJ02 chromosome 9, ASM1229523v2, whole genome shotgun sequence contains these coding sequences:
- the LOC140984515 gene encoding 3-ketoacyl-CoA synthase 10-like isoform X1 — MIMARAEQHLLSTEIVNRAIDSSVRVRRRLPEFVNSVNLKYVKLGYHYLINHGVYLATIPLMLLVFGAEVGSLSTEGLWQKVWESTVKYDLAAVVGFVALSVFTLCVYFMTRPRAVYLVDFACYKPQDDLKVKKDQFIELARNSGKFDEESLEFQKRILHSSGIGDETYVPKSIGSPENTVTMKEGRAEASTVMFGAIDELFEKTKVRSKDIGVLVVNCSIFNPTPSLSAMIINHYKLRGNILSFNLGGMGCSAGIIALDLALDMLMANPNNYALVVSTEMVAYNWYPGNDRSMLISNCYLRMGCSAVLLSNRRRDYRRSKYRLEHIVRTHKGADDRSFGSIRQEEDSQRFRGIKISKDLIEIGADALKANITTLGPLVLPFSEQLLFFSTLIWRILSPNSENSKPTKPYIPDYKLAFEHFCVHAASKTVLDELQRNLGLSDQNLEASRAVLHRFGNTSSSSIWYELAYLEAKGQVKGGDRVWQLAFGSGLKCNSAVWKSLRGIKKPVRNPWMDCIDRYPQAGLIPSLGKKFLANFKS; from the exons ATGATCATGGCCAGAGCCGAACAGCACTTGTTGTCGACCGAAATAGTGAACCGGGCCATCGATTCCTCCGTCAGGGTGAGGCGGCGGCTGCCAGAGTTCGTGAACTCGGTGAACCTCAAGTACGTGAAGCTAGGATACCACTACTTGATCAACCATGGAGTTTACCTGGCCACCATCCCGTTGATGTTGCTGGTGTTCGGTGCGGAAGTGGGGAGCCTCAGCACGGAGGGTCTGTGGCAGAAGGTCTGGGAAAGCACCGTGAAGTACGATCTCGCCGCCGTGGTGGGCTTTGTGGCGCTGTCCGTGTTCACCCTCTGTGTGTACTTCATGACTCGCCCACGGGCCGTATATCTTGTTGATTTTGCTTGCTACAAACCTCAAGATGATTTGAAg GTGAAAAAGGATCAATTCATAGAACTTGCAAGAAATTCaggaaaatttgatgaagaaagcCTCGAATTCCAGAAGCGAATCCTCCACTCCTCCGGCATCGGGGATGAGACCTACGTCCCCAAATCCATCGGCTCGCCGGAGAACACCGTCACCATGAAAGAAGGCCGAGCAGAAGCATCCACCGTCATGTTTGGCGCTATAGATGAGCTCTTCGAGAAGACTAAAGTCCGGTCGAAAGACATCGGCGTCCTGGTCGTCAATTGCAGCATCTTCAACCCCACGCCATCTCTCTCCGCCATGATCATCAACCACTACAAGCTGAGGGGAAACATTCTGAGCTTCAATTTGGGGGGCATGGGCTGCAGCGCGGGGATCATTGCCCTGGACTTGGCGCTTGACATGCTTATGGCCAATCCTAATAATTATGCTCTGGTGGTGAGTACGGAGATGGTGGCGTACAACTGGTATCCTGGGAACGATAGATCGATGCTGATCTCTAATTGTTACTTAAGAATGGGTTGCTCCGCCGTGCTCCTCTCCAATCGCCGCCGTGACTACCGCCGTTCGAAGTACCGGCTGGAGCATATAGTTCGCACCCATAAGGGAGCTGACGATCGGAGCTTCGG GAGCATCCGGCAAGAAGAAGACAGCCAGAGATTCAGAGGTATAAAAATCAGCAAAGACTTGATCGAAATAGGAGCAGATGCCCTCAAAGCCAACATCACCACGCTCGGCCCTCTCGTGCTCCCGTTCTCGGAGCAGCTCCTCTTCTTCTCCACCCTAATCTGGAGGATCCTATCCCCCAACAGTGAAAATTCCAAGCCCACGAAACCATACATCCCTGACTACAAGCTTGCGTTCGAGCACTTCTGTGTGCACGCCGCGAGCAAGACTGTGCTGGACGAGCTGCAAAGGAACTTGGGACTCAGCGACCAGAATCTCGAGGCATCTCGTGCTGTGTTGCACAGGTTTGGTAACACATCGAGCAGTAGCATTTGGTACGAGCTGGCGTACCTGGAGGCGAAGGGACAAGTGAAGGGTGGCGACCGTGTATGGCAACTCGCGTTCGGGTCGGGTTTGAAATGTAACAGTGCTGTCTGGAAGTCCCTGAGAGGGATCAAGAAGCCTGTGAGGAATCCATGGATGGATTGTATTGATAGGTATCCTCAGGCTGGTTTGATCCCTTCCCTTGGTAAGAAATTTTTGGCCAATTTCAAGAGTTGA
- the LOC140984515 gene encoding 3-ketoacyl-CoA synthase 10-like isoform X2 produces the protein MIMARAEQHLLSTEIVNRAIDSSVRVRRRLPEFVNSVNLKYVKLGYHYLINHGVYLATIPLMLLVFGAEVGSLSTEGLWQKVWESTVKYDLAAVVGFVALSVFTLCVYFMTRPRAVYLVDFACYKPQDDLKVKKDQFIELARNSGKFDEESLEFQKRILHSSGIGDETYVPKSIGSPENTVTMKEGRAEASTVMFGAIDELFEKTKVRSKDIGVLVVNCSIFNPTPSLSAMIINHYKLRGNILSFNLGGMGCSAGIIALDLALDMLMANPNNYALVVSTEMVAYNWYPGNDRSMLISNCYLRMGCSAVLLSNRRRDYRRSKYRLEHIVRTHKGADDRSFGSIRQEEDSQRFRGIKISKDLIEIGADALKANITTLGPLVLPFSEQLLFFSTLIWRILSPNSENSKPTKPYIPDYKLAFEHFCVHAASKTVLDELQRNLGLSDQNLEASRAVLHRFGNTSSSSIWYELAYLEAKGQVKGGDRVWQLAFGSGLKCNSAVWKSLRGIKKPVRNPWMDCIDRYPQAGLIPSLGT, from the exons ATGATCATGGCCAGAGCCGAACAGCACTTGTTGTCGACCGAAATAGTGAACCGGGCCATCGATTCCTCCGTCAGGGTGAGGCGGCGGCTGCCAGAGTTCGTGAACTCGGTGAACCTCAAGTACGTGAAGCTAGGATACCACTACTTGATCAACCATGGAGTTTACCTGGCCACCATCCCGTTGATGTTGCTGGTGTTCGGTGCGGAAGTGGGGAGCCTCAGCACGGAGGGTCTGTGGCAGAAGGTCTGGGAAAGCACCGTGAAGTACGATCTCGCCGCCGTGGTGGGCTTTGTGGCGCTGTCCGTGTTCACCCTCTGTGTGTACTTCATGACTCGCCCACGGGCCGTATATCTTGTTGATTTTGCTTGCTACAAACCTCAAGATGATTTGAAg GTGAAAAAGGATCAATTCATAGAACTTGCAAGAAATTCaggaaaatttgatgaagaaagcCTCGAATTCCAGAAGCGAATCCTCCACTCCTCCGGCATCGGGGATGAGACCTACGTCCCCAAATCCATCGGCTCGCCGGAGAACACCGTCACCATGAAAGAAGGCCGAGCAGAAGCATCCACCGTCATGTTTGGCGCTATAGATGAGCTCTTCGAGAAGACTAAAGTCCGGTCGAAAGACATCGGCGTCCTGGTCGTCAATTGCAGCATCTTCAACCCCACGCCATCTCTCTCCGCCATGATCATCAACCACTACAAGCTGAGGGGAAACATTCTGAGCTTCAATTTGGGGGGCATGGGCTGCAGCGCGGGGATCATTGCCCTGGACTTGGCGCTTGACATGCTTATGGCCAATCCTAATAATTATGCTCTGGTGGTGAGTACGGAGATGGTGGCGTACAACTGGTATCCTGGGAACGATAGATCGATGCTGATCTCTAATTGTTACTTAAGAATGGGTTGCTCCGCCGTGCTCCTCTCCAATCGCCGCCGTGACTACCGCCGTTCGAAGTACCGGCTGGAGCATATAGTTCGCACCCATAAGGGAGCTGACGATCGGAGCTTCGG GAGCATCCGGCAAGAAGAAGACAGCCAGAGATTCAGAGGTATAAAAATCAGCAAAGACTTGATCGAAATAGGAGCAGATGCCCTCAAAGCCAACATCACCACGCTCGGCCCTCTCGTGCTCCCGTTCTCGGAGCAGCTCCTCTTCTTCTCCACCCTAATCTGGAGGATCCTATCCCCCAACAGTGAAAATTCCAAGCCCACGAAACCATACATCCCTGACTACAAGCTTGCGTTCGAGCACTTCTGTGTGCACGCCGCGAGCAAGACTGTGCTGGACGAGCTGCAAAGGAACTTGGGACTCAGCGACCAGAATCTCGAGGCATCTCGTGCTGTGTTGCACAGGTTTGGTAACACATCGAGCAGTAGCATTTGGTACGAGCTGGCGTACCTGGAGGCGAAGGGACAAGTGAAGGGTGGCGACCGTGTATGGCAACTCGCGTTCGGGTCGGGTTTGAAATGTAACAGTGCTGTCTGGAAGTCCCTGAGAGGGATCAAGAAGCCTGTGAGGAATCCATGGATGGATTGTATTGATAGGTATCCTCAGGCTGGTTTGATCCCTTCCCTTG GTACATGA
- the LOC140984517 gene encoding uncharacterized protein, whose translation MRGKFSPKSKNGFLEADSLENLKEPHLSGAYIRTLVKELTSSRTKDSLNNKVVENSEGEGVSSNQNSGIGDGFSNHKQEKSPQQHKKQVRRRLHTSRPYQERLLNMAEARREIVTALKFHRAAMKQANEKQHQQQFGSGPEMPPLGPLSKQLSLGREAKLMSRRNPRIYASNSFTSSNFPIKNLGHLSYSQGLCSPYSWPVSAIASPLLLQENLNFVLPSQTLGLNLNLQDFNILETPCNGISKSSSVYSSSSASTSSSPATEEIPSMAVPPSVVAAEVTEFGDSGLHPAMDDKEMAEIRSIGEQYQMEWNDTMNLVTSAWWLKFLEESKPDDEVMEYPAWLNANESCLHNLNDCCSDEYLQDPALPCMDIEEIEGMDDDWLS comes from the exons ATGAGGGGAAAATTTTCTCCAAAATCGAAAAATGGATTCTTGGAGGCAGAtagtcttgaaaatttgaaagaacCCCATCTGTCTGGTGCTTACATTCGTACCCTTGTTAAGGAATTAACCTCTTCAAGAACCAAAGATTCATTGAATAATAAGGTGGTTGAGAATTCAGAGGGAGAAGGGGTTTCCAGCAACCAAAATTCTGGAATTGGTGATGGATTCTCTAATCACAAACAAGAAAAATCTCCACAACAGCATAAAAAACAAGTGAGGAGAAGGCTTCACACAAGTAGGCCTTACCAAGAAAGGCTGCTAAATATGGCTGAAGCGCGAAGAGAAATTGTTACCGCTCTTAAATTCCATAGAGCGGCAATGAAACAAGCAAATGAAAAACAACATCAGCAACAGTTCGGATCAGGGCCTGAAATGCCGCCATTGGGGCCCTTATCTAAGCAACTTTCTTTAGGAAGGGAGGCCAAATTAATGTCTAGGAGGAATCCTAGAATTTATGCTTCAAATTCTTTTACTTCCAGCAattttccgatcaagaatctagGCCATTTATCTTACTCACAAGGCTTGTGTTCCCCTTATTCTTGGCCTGTTTCagcaattgcatctccattacttcttcaagaaaatctcaATTTTGTCCTACCAAGCCAAACGCTAGGTCTCAACCTCAATCTTCAAGATTTCAACATTTTGGAGACCCCTTGTAATGGTATAAGCAAATCTTCATCAGTTTACTCCTCTTCTTCCGCATCAACCTCTTCTTCCCCTGCCACTGAGGAAATTCCAAGCATGGCGGTGCCACCTTCTGTGGTCGCGGCTGAGGTGACCGAATTTGGTGATTCTGGCTTGCATCCAGCTATGGATGACAAGGAGATGGCAGAGATTAGATCGATTGGGGAGCAGTACCAGATGGAATGGAATGATACTATGAATTTGGTGACTTCTGCTTGGTGGCTCAAGTTCTTGGAGGAAAGTAAGCCAGATGATGAAGTTATGGAATATCCTGCCTGGCTGAATGCAAACGAGAGCTGCTTGCACAATCTGAACGATTGTTGCTCAGATGAATACTTGCAAGATCCTGCTTTGCCATG CATGGACATTGAGGAAATTGAAGGAATGGATGACGACTGGTTATCCTGA
- the LOC140983767 gene encoding probable WRKY transcription factor 60 isoform X1, whose amino-acid sequence MEKGNLLNGNCFIDLNANPMQNPNEYSNSEFEDDFNGDHEKGLSLKDIEELNRLKSENKKLNDMVANFVKNQNDSKRKQTNSEEEFSRKRKLDDSNFVKKKCYNHEACCEECWPKGIRPNASKKVLVSVDPSDMSLVVKDGYQWRKYGQKVTRDNPSPRAYYKCSFAPICSVKKKVQRSVDDPSLLVVTYEGKHNHHHHHHHHHSSSPSETDGVSSPGSISGDYATVPTASPDLRDPIIHSQMQRAIVNCESKEIQEFFVDQMAYSLTRIPGFTAALVSAISGRILDEEIPEP is encoded by the exons ATGGAGAAGGGTAACTTGTTAAATGGGAACTGTTTTATCGACCTCAACGCAAACCCCATGCAGAACCCTAATGAATATTCG AATTCGGAGTTTGAAGATGATTTTAATGGTGATCATGAGAAAGGATTGTCATTGAAAGATATTGAG GAGTTGAATCGATTAAAATCTGAAAACAAGAAGCTGAATGATATGGTTGCGAATTTCGTCAAAAATCAAAACGATTCGAAGCGAAAGCAAACTAATTCTGAGGAGGAGTTTTCGAGAAAGAGGAAGCTCGACGATTCGAATTTTGTCAAAAAGAAATGTTATAATCATGAAGCTTGTTGCGAAGAATGTTGGCCAAAAGGGATCAGACCAAATGCTTCAAAAAAGGTTTTAGTGAGCGTTGATCCCTCGGACATGAGCCTA GTAGTGAAGGATGGGTATCAATGGAGAAAATATGGGCAAAAGGTGACAAGAGATAATCCATCTCCAAGGGCCTATTATAAGTGCTCTTTTGCCCCCATTTGCTCAGTCAAGAAGAAG GTGCAGAGAAGTGTAGATGATCCATCCCTTCTGGTTGTTACATACGAAGGCAAACacaaccaccaccaccaccaccaccaccaccactctTCCTCTCCATCTGAGACAGACGGAGTTTCATCTCCAGGCTCGATTTCTGGCGACTACGCGACAGTCCCTACAGCAAGTCCTGATTTGAGAGATCCTATAATCCACAGTCAAATGCAGAGGGCTATAGTAAATTGTGAGAGCAAGGAAATCCAAGAATTTTTTGTGGATcaaatggcttattctttgACAAGAATTCCAGGTTTCACTGCTGCACTTGTTTCAGCAATATCAGGAAGGATATTAGACGAGGAAATACCAGAGCCATGA
- the LOC140983767 gene encoding probable WRKY transcription factor 40 isoform X2 → MEKGNLLNGNCFIDLNANPMQNPNEYSNSEFEDDFNGDHEKGLSLKDIEVVKDGYQWRKYGQKVTRDNPSPRAYYKCSFAPICSVKKKVQRSVDDPSLLVVTYEGKHNHHHHHHHHHSSSPSETDGVSSPGSISGDYATVPTASPDLRDPIIHSQMQRAIVNCESKEIQEFFVDQMAYSLTRIPGFTAALVSAISGRILDEEIPEP, encoded by the exons ATGGAGAAGGGTAACTTGTTAAATGGGAACTGTTTTATCGACCTCAACGCAAACCCCATGCAGAACCCTAATGAATATTCG AATTCGGAGTTTGAAGATGATTTTAATGGTGATCATGAGAAAGGATTGTCATTGAAAGATATTGAG GTAGTGAAGGATGGGTATCAATGGAGAAAATATGGGCAAAAGGTGACAAGAGATAATCCATCTCCAAGGGCCTATTATAAGTGCTCTTTTGCCCCCATTTGCTCAGTCAAGAAGAAG GTGCAGAGAAGTGTAGATGATCCATCCCTTCTGGTTGTTACATACGAAGGCAAACacaaccaccaccaccaccaccaccaccaccactctTCCTCTCCATCTGAGACAGACGGAGTTTCATCTCCAGGCTCGATTTCTGGCGACTACGCGACAGTCCCTACAGCAAGTCCTGATTTGAGAGATCCTATAATCCACAGTCAAATGCAGAGGGCTATAGTAAATTGTGAGAGCAAGGAAATCCAAGAATTTTTTGTGGATcaaatggcttattctttgACAAGAATTCCAGGTTTCACTGCTGCACTTGTTTCAGCAATATCAGGAAGGATATTAGACGAGGAAATACCAGAGCCATGA
- the LOC140983766 gene encoding DNA-directed RNA polymerases IV and V subunit 2-like, whose product MGGSDFPKAGPSGVNEKFSNGTTRMDIFDDIDFVCSDSEDDDVGSSFQELDEGSLKTFCKKASTAFFDQYGLISHQINSYNDFVKYGMQQLFDSIGEIVISPGYDPSKRRDDGWRQASLKFGKVTLEKPMFWTGDKFSADGGKDYLNLLPRHARLQNMTYSSKIRVDARLEVFTENLASSDKFKTGVQQQVEKTVLSVHQSDILFGSLPVMVKSDLCNEKGTEKMDCEFDHGGYFIIKGAEKTFIAQEQMCLKRLWIAKDPNWSIAYRSVAKRKKVHVKLVPKVEHISGGEKILSVYFMATEVPIWILFFALGVSNDLEVVKLIDLDIEDCRVANVLVASIHVADKNYEGFRKADNAVNHIKKLMQGCKFPPTESVEECFKNYFFPNLKSLGQKARFLAYMVKCLLEAYMGLHKVDSRDDFRNKRLELASELLERELRVHIKHAERRMVKAMQRDLYGDREIQSIEHYLDTSIITNGLSRAFSTGAWSHPYKKMERISGVVATLRRTNPLQATCDMRKTRQQVSYTGRAGDARYPHPSHWGKICFLSTPDGENCGLVKNLASLGLVSTNVLEKDGLLRKLRQCGMENLVDDTSTSLKGKQKVLLDGDWVGVVENSAPFVVKLRRKRRRMEVPHQVEIKRDEHHCEVRIFADSGRILRPLLVVRNLKKIKEVKGDYTFQTLLDNGIIELIGPEEEEDCQTAWGIRYLFTTEKSRLPVKYTHCELDCSFLLGISCGIIPFTNHDHAKRVLYQSEKHSQQAIGFSTTNPNARVDTNSHQLYYPQRPLFRTMLSDCLGKSSYSHQQRGMIPHPEFSNGQCAIVSVNVHLGYNQEDSIVMNRSSLERGMFRSEHIRSYKTEVESSEGLGKKLKPEDCISFGKTQSKIGRVDSLDDDGLPFIGANLQTGDIVIGKHSESGVDHSIKLRHTERGMVHKVVLSANDDGKNFAVVSLGQVRSPCLGDKFSSMHGQKGVLGFLESQENFPFTKQGIVPDIVINPHAFPSRQTPGQLLESALGKGIALGGALKHATPFSTPSVEDITAQLHRLGFSRWGHERVYDGRTGEAVRSLIFMGPTFYQRLTHMAEDKVKFRNTGPVHPLTRQPVADRKRFGGIKFGEMERDCLLAHGAAANLHERLFTLSDSSQIHICRSCKNVANVIQRPVFGGRKIRGPYCRFCESVEDVVRVNVPYGAKLLCQELFSMGISLKFDTELC is encoded by the exons ATGGGTGGATCGGATTTTCCGAAAGCTGGACCTAGTGGCGTCAATGAGAAGTTTTCCAATGGCACCACCAGAATGGATATTTTCGATGATATAGACTTTGTATGTTCTGATTCTGAAGATGATGATGTTGGCAGTTCTTTTCAAGAATTAGATGAAGGGTCGTTGAAAACTTTCTGTAAGAAGGCTTCGACCGCCTTTTTTGATCAGTATGGGCTAATTAGTCACCAAATTAATTCATATAATGACTTTGTTAAGTATGGGATGCAACAATTGTTTGACTCTATTGGTGAGATTGTTATCTCGCCTGGGTATGATCCATCGAAAAGGAGAGATGATGGTTGGAGGCAGGCGTCTCTCAAATTTGGAAAGGTCACCCTTGAGAAGCCTATGTTTTGGACTGGCGATAAGTTTTCAGCTGATGGTGGGAAGGATTATTTGAATTTGTTGCCCCGGCATGCACGTCTTCAGAATATGACGTACTCATCCAAGATCAGAGTCGATGCTCGTCTTGAG GTTTTTACAGAAAATCTTGCTAGCAGTGACAAGTTCAAGACTGGTGTACAACAACAAGTTGAAAAAACGGTGCTAAGTGTGCATCAAAGTGACATTCTATTTGGCAGCCTCCCGGTAATGGTGAAATCAGATTTGTGCAATGAGAAAGGAACTGAGAAAATGGATTGTGAATTTGACCATGGAGGATATTTTATTATCAAGGGTGCTGAGAAG ACATTCATTGCACAGGAGCAAATGTGTCTAAAAAGACTGTGGATAGCCAAAGATCCAAATTGGTCAATTGCATATCGCTCAGTTGCCAAACGAAAAAAAGTTCACGTAAAGTTAGTTCCAAAAGTGGAGCACATCAGTGGAGGAGAGAAGATCCTTTCAGTTTACTTTATGGCAACTGAAGTTCCAATCTGGATTCTGTTCTTTGCCTTGGGTGTTTCAAATGACCTAGAGGTTGTAAAGTTGATAGATCTGGACATCGAAGACTGCAGGGTTGCAAATGTACTTGTTGCATCAATTCATGTTGCTGATAAAAATTATGAGGGTTTCCGTAAGGCAGACAATGCAGTAAATCACATCAAGAAACTCATGCAGGGTTGCAAATTCCCACCGACAGAGTCCGTGGAAGAatgctttaaaaattatttcttccCTAACCTCAAAAGCTTGGGGCAGAAGGCTCGGTTTCTGGCATACATGGTAAAGTGTCTGTTAGAAGCTTACATGGGACTTCACAAAGTTGACAGCAGGGATGATTTCAGGAACAAGAGGTTGGAGTTGGCTAGCGAGCTACTTGAGAGAGAATTGAGAGTTCACATAAAACATGCTGAGAGGCGCATGGTGAAAGCCATGCAAAGGGATCTTTATGGAGATCGGGAGATACAGTCAATTGAACACTACTTGGATACTTCAATAATCACGAATGGTCTTTCCAGAGCTTTTTCTACTGGAGCTTGGTCACATCCTTACAAGAAGATGGAGAGAATTTCTGGTGTTGTGGCTACTCTAAGACGAACAAATCCTTTGCAAGCAACTTGTGATATGAGGAAAACACGCCAGCAGGTTTCATACACAGGGAGGGCTGGTGATGCTAGATACCC CCACCCATCTCACTGGGGTAAGATTTGCTTCCTTTCTACACCTGATGGAGAAAATTGTGGACTAGTTAAGAATCTAGCAAGCTTGGGTCTTGTCAGCACTAATGTATTGGAAAAGGATGGTCTTCTTCGAAAATTACGCCAGTGTGGAATGGAAAATTTGGTTGATGATACTTCAACATCGCTCAAAGGGAAGCAAAAGGTTTTGTTAGATGGAGATTGGGTTGGAGTGGTTGAAAATTCTGCGCCATTTGTTGTTAAGCTAAGACGTAAACGTCGCAGGATGGAAGTGCCTCATCAG GTTGAAATTAAGAGAGATGAGCATCATTGTGAAGTGCGCATATTTGCTGATTCCGGAAGGATACTCCGGCCTCTTTTAGTTGTTCGAAATCTAAAGAAGATTAAAGAAGTAAAAGGAGATTATACATTTCAAACTCTATTAGATAATGGAATAATAGAACTAATTGgaccagaagaagaagaagattgcCAGACTGCATGGGGAATTAGATACCTTTTCACCACTGAAAAATCTAGGCTACCTGTGAAATATACACACTGTGAGTTAGATTGTTCGTTCTTGTTAGGGATAAGCTGTGGAATTATCCCTTTCACGAACCACGATCACGCAAAAAGAGTTCTCTACCAGTCTGAGAAGCACTCTCAGCAAGCAATTGGATTTTCTACGACAAATCCGAATGCCAGAGTTGATACTAATTCTCATCAGCTGTATTACCCCCAGAGGCCACTTTTCCGGACGATGCTTTCTGATTGTCTCGGAAAATCATCATATTCTCATCAGCAAAGGGGAATGATCCCACACCCCGAGTTCTCTAATGGCCAGTGCGCGATCGTGTCTGTTAATGTCCATCTGGGATACAACCAGGAGGACTCGATTGTGATGAATCGTTCATCCCTGGAGCGTGGAATGTTTCGATCTGAACATATTAGAAGCTACAAGACAGAGGTTGAGAGCTCCGAAGGATTAGGGAAAAAGCTTAAGCCTGAGGATTGTATAAGCTTTGGGAAAACACAGAGTAAAATTGGACGGGTAGACAGCCTTGACGATGATGGCCTTCCCTTCATTGGTGCCAACCTCCAAACAGGCGACATAGTCATAGGAAAGCATTCTGAATCGGGGGTTGATCACAGTATTAAGCTGCGACACACTGAAAGAGGGATGGTTCACAAAGTCGTTCTTTCTGCTAATGATGATGGAAAGAACTTTGCCGTTGTATCTCTAGGACAG GTTCGTTCTCCATGTCTTGGTGACAAGTTCTCGAGTATGCATGGACAGAAGGGTGTTCTTGGGTTTCTGGAGTCGCAAGAAAACTTCCCTTTTACGAAACAAGGAATAGTCCCAGACATTGTGATAAATCCTCACGCATTTCCCTCCCGACAAACTCCTGGTCAACTTTTAGAGTCCGCCTTGGGCAAGGGGATTGCCCTGGGGGGTGCACTAAAACATGCCACCCCATTTTCAACACCATCAGTTGAAGATATTACAGCTCAACTTCATAG GCTTGGATTTTCAAGATGGGGGCATGAAAGAGTTTATGATGGTCGGACTGGAGAAGCAGTTCGTTCCCTGATTTTTATGGGCCCAACTTTCTACCAGCGCCTCACTCACATGGCCGAAGATAAAGTGAAATTTAGGAATACAGGGCCAGTCCATCCACTTACCCGCCAGCCAGTTGCGGATAGGAAGCGATTTGGTGGGATAAAATTCGGTGAGATGGAACGCGACTGTCTATTAGCTCATGGTGCAGCTGCAAATTTACACGAGCGCCTCTTCACCCTGAGTGATTCCTCTCAGATCCACATCTGCCGCAGCTGTAAGAACGTGGCCAACGTAATTCAGCGCCCAGTTTTTGGTGGCCGGAAGATTCGTGGTCCCTATTGTCGGTTCTGTGAGTCGGTGGAAGATGTAGTGAGGGTCAACGTCCCATATGGAGCGAAGCTTCTCTGTCAGGAGCTGTTCAGTATGGGAATCTCTCTCAAGTTTGATACCGAGTTGTGCTGA